Proteins co-encoded in one Pseudophryne corroboree isolate aPseCor3 chromosome 1, aPseCor3.hap2, whole genome shotgun sequence genomic window:
- the LOC135050021 gene encoding uncharacterized protein LOC135050021, translated as MWTRDRPHGDVFMETVEAYQDEEWMSHFRMSRPTFQYLLDLLTPALTMQTTHYRTPIQPRRRLVIALWWYATPGEYRTISCLFGVGISTVCSVIHQVTKAILDTLYKRFFCLPQGQRLDDTIKGFVQRGYPQCAGAIDGTHIPIIAPRDNPADYYNRKGWHSIVLQAVVDHKYCFTDVYIGWPGRAHDARVLANSDLYKIAEDKQGGWLFPREKSKTVYGVDIPVHIIGDAAYPLRHWLMKGYTQHLQLSPIQVAYTHTLSSARMVLENAFGRLKGR; from the exons ATGTGGACCAGAGACCGCCCTCATGGTGATGTTTTCATGGAGACTGTGGAGGCTTATCAAGATGAGGAGTGGATGAGCCACTTTCGCATGTCACGTCCAACGTTCCAATACCTGCTGGACCTACTCACCCCTGCACTTACTATGCAGACCACCCACTACCGGACACCTATCCAGCCAAGGAGGAGACTGGTGATTGCGCTGTGGTGGTATGCTACGCCAGGAGAGTACCGCACAATCTCCTGTTTGTTCGGTGTTGGGATCTCCACTGTCTGCAGTGTTATACACCAGGTGACGAAGGCTATACTGGATACACTATACAAAAGGTTTTTCTGCTTACCGCAAGGGCAGCGCCTAGATGACACCATCAAAGGCTTTGTGCAACGTGGGTACCCTCAGTGTGCCGGTGCCATCGATGGGACCCATATCCCCATCattgccccccgtgacaacccggcGGATTATTATAACCgcaagggatggcattccattgtcttacaggctgtggttgaccataaatactg CTTCACTGATGTATATATTGGCTGGCCTGGGCGAGCACATGACGCTCGTGTTCTTGCCAACTCCGATTTGTACAAGATTGCGGAGGACAAGCAGGGTGGATGGCTTTTTCCCAGagag AAATCAAAGACAGTGTATGGGGTGGACATCCCAGTCCACATCATTGGGGATGCAGCCTACCCTTTACGCCACTGGCTAATGAAGGGATACACCCAGCATTTGcagctgtctcccatccaagtggcaTATACCCACACTCTGAGTTCGGCACGGATGGTGCTGGAGAATGCCTTTGGCCGCCTGAAAGGACGTtga